A genomic segment from Actinomadura hallensis encodes:
- a CDS encoding HPr family phosphocarrier protein, which yields MSVRNVKIQSRVGLHARPAALFVQTAAQAPMDVTVAKRGGEPVNAKSILAVLGLDARHGEEITISAEGEGAEELLDNLEKLLSTPEPEGA from the coding sequence GTGAGCGTGCGCAACGTCAAGATCCAGTCGAGGGTGGGGCTGCACGCGCGGCCCGCCGCGCTGTTCGTGCAGACCGCGGCCCAGGCCCCGATGGACGTGACCGTGGCCAAGCGCGGCGGCGAACCCGTGAACGCCAAGAGCATCCTCGCCGTGCTCGGGCTCGACGCCAGGCACGGGGAGGAGATCACGATCTCCGCCGAGGGCGAGGGCGCGGAGGAACTGCTCGACAACCTGGAGAAGCTGCTGTCCACCCCGGAGCCCGAGGGAGCCTGA
- the ptsP gene encoding phosphoenolpyruvate--protein phosphotransferase, whose translation MPDSESGRAGVLRGAGVSPGVGVGPVRSVAGAVPEPPAGSRHGGDAAAERDAALAALEEVAADLEARGARAAERGNTAGRDVLNAQALMARDPGLADGVRARIEEGTAAARAVFEAFGVYREMLAGAGEYMAARVSDLDDVRDRAVARLLGLPVPGVPESDEPFVLVARDLAPADTAVLDPAKVVAFVTEEGGPTSHTAILARTMGVPAVVALPGATSLADGTRVLVDGAAGTVRPEPADAEVEAARAAAAARAAALEGSTGPGATKDGHKVPLLANIGGPKDLEAALANGAEGVGLYRTEFLFLDRQEPPSDAEQEEAYRRVLEAFPQGRVVVRTLDAGADKPLAFLPPPGEEPNPALGERGLRMMRRHPEVLTAQLAALARAAAGLTTTLQVMAPMVTDADEAAFFAAACREAGVEHPGVMIEVPAAALRARDIAPEVEFFSIGTNDLAQYACAADRQVGGLAHLQDPWRPAVLDLVAPAAVAGVPCGVCGEAAGDPALACVLVGLGVTSLSMSAPSLPLVRAALARHTLDECRRAAAAARAARTAGQAREAARAHLPALSELGV comes from the coding sequence GTGCCGGACAGCGAATCCGGAAGAGCGGGCGTGCTGCGCGGCGCGGGGGTCAGCCCCGGCGTCGGGGTCGGGCCGGTGCGGTCCGTCGCCGGGGCGGTGCCGGAGCCGCCCGCGGGCTCCCGGCACGGCGGCGACGCCGCCGCCGAGCGCGACGCCGCCCTCGCCGCGCTGGAGGAGGTCGCCGCCGACCTGGAGGCGCGCGGCGCCCGCGCCGCCGAGCGCGGCAACACCGCCGGGCGGGACGTGCTGAACGCGCAGGCGCTGATGGCGCGCGACCCGGGCCTCGCCGACGGCGTCCGCGCCAGGATCGAGGAGGGGACGGCGGCGGCCCGCGCGGTGTTCGAGGCCTTCGGCGTCTACCGGGAGATGCTCGCCGGGGCGGGAGAGTACATGGCGGCCCGGGTCAGCGACCTGGACGACGTCCGCGACCGGGCGGTCGCCCGGCTGCTGGGCCTGCCGGTGCCGGGCGTCCCGGAGTCCGACGAGCCGTTCGTGCTGGTCGCCCGCGACCTCGCGCCCGCCGACACCGCCGTCCTCGACCCGGCGAAGGTCGTCGCGTTCGTGACGGAGGAAGGCGGCCCGACCAGCCACACCGCGATCCTCGCCCGCACGATGGGCGTCCCGGCCGTGGTGGCGCTGCCGGGCGCGACGTCCCTGGCCGACGGCACCCGCGTGCTGGTCGACGGCGCGGCGGGGACGGTGCGTCCCGAGCCGGCCGACGCCGAGGTCGAGGCGGCCCGCGCCGCTGCCGCCGCCCGCGCCGCCGCGCTGGAGGGCTCCACCGGGCCGGGCGCCACGAAGGACGGCCACAAGGTGCCGCTGCTGGCGAACATCGGCGGCCCGAAGGACCTCGAGGCGGCGCTGGCGAACGGCGCGGAGGGCGTCGGGCTGTACCGCACCGAGTTCCTGTTCCTCGACCGCCAGGAGCCCCCGTCGGACGCCGAGCAGGAGGAGGCGTACCGCAGGGTGCTGGAGGCGTTCCCCCAGGGGCGCGTGGTCGTCCGGACCCTCGACGCGGGCGCCGACAAGCCGCTGGCGTTCCTCCCGCCCCCCGGCGAGGAGCCGAACCCCGCGCTCGGCGAGCGCGGCCTGCGGATGATGCGCCGCCACCCCGAGGTCCTGACGGCCCAGCTCGCCGCCCTGGCCCGCGCCGCCGCCGGGCTGACGACCACGCTGCAGGTCATGGCCCCGATGGTGACCGACGCGGACGAGGCCGCGTTCTTCGCCGCGGCCTGCCGGGAGGCGGGCGTCGAGCATCCCGGCGTCATGATCGAGGTTCCGGCCGCGGCGCTGCGCGCCCGCGACATCGCGCCGGAGGTGGAGTTCTTCAGCATCGGCACCAACGACCTCGCGCAGTACGCCTGCGCGGCCGACCGGCAGGTCGGCGGCCTCGCGCACCTCCAGGACCCGTGGCGGCCCGCCGTGCTCGACCTCGTCGCGCCCGCGGCGGTCGCGGGCGTCCCGTGCGGCGTCTGCGGGGAGGCGGCCGGCGATCCCGCGCTCGCGTGCGTGCTGGTCGGCCTCGGGGTGACGTCGCTGTCGATGAGCGCGCCGTCCCTGCCGCTCGTGCGCGCCGCGCTGGCCCGCCACACGCTGGACGAGTGCCGCCGGGCGGCCGCCGCGGCCCGCGCCGCCCGGACCGCCGGCCAGGCCCGCGAGGCGGCCCGCGCCCACCTCCCGGCCCTGTCGGAACTCGGGGTGTAG
- a CDS encoding glycoside hydrolase family 3 protein, which produces MFAAALLAAVTAAGCGAGDGGGKGGRPSSAPSGAPSSQTSPSREPDAWIPGHVAKMSLADKVGQLFVPTFSSRADAVEKIRKYRVGGLIYFPENISTPERTAAQSNALQKASKIPLLLGVDEEQGIVSRTPFVTRFPGNMALGATGDPSLAKAAAQVTGTELRAVGINLDYAPDADVNVNPRNPVIGLRSFGADPAPVSRMVAGAVSGYQAAGIAAAAKHFPGHGDTATDSHTGLPVIGHSPAEWRRVDAPPFKAAVDAGADMIMTAHIVVPKLDRSGDPATLSKTVLTGLLRNELGYQGVITTDSLLMAGVRQKYGDAEVPVRAINAGADQLLMPPSLPRAYRAVLNAVRTGKISERRLDESVTRILRLKQRRGLFQGTAADPAEARAAIGTAGHRAVARRVAEGAVTLVRNDDGVLPLKGRKVAVTGPKSAALGAALRRNGIQVTAPGSADVTVLTTENAGRATASRVAALGPKPVVVAALGRPYDLDAADGAEAALATYSSSAVSVGALARVLSGAVNPTGRLPVPAAGKPAGHGLGY; this is translated from the coding sequence GTGTTCGCCGCGGCGCTCCTGGCCGCGGTGACGGCCGCGGGCTGCGGCGCGGGAGACGGCGGCGGCAAGGGCGGGCGCCCGTCGTCCGCCCCGTCCGGCGCGCCCTCCTCCCAGACGTCGCCGAGCCGGGAGCCGGACGCCTGGATCCCGGGCCACGTCGCGAAGATGAGCCTGGCCGACAAGGTCGGGCAGCTGTTCGTGCCGACGTTCTCCAGCCGCGCCGACGCCGTCGAGAAGATCCGCAAGTACCGCGTCGGCGGCCTCATCTACTTCCCCGAGAACATCAGCACCCCGGAGCGGACCGCCGCGCAGTCGAACGCGCTGCAGAAGGCGTCGAAGATCCCGCTGCTGCTCGGCGTCGACGAGGAGCAGGGGATCGTGTCGCGCACCCCGTTCGTCACGCGGTTCCCCGGCAACATGGCGCTCGGCGCGACCGGCGACCCGTCACTCGCCAAGGCGGCCGCCCAGGTCACCGGCACGGAACTGCGCGCGGTCGGCATCAACCTCGACTACGCGCCGGACGCCGACGTGAACGTGAACCCGCGCAACCCGGTGATCGGGCTGCGGTCGTTCGGCGCCGACCCCGCCCCCGTGTCGCGGATGGTCGCCGGGGCCGTCTCCGGCTACCAGGCGGCCGGGATCGCGGCCGCCGCCAAGCACTTCCCCGGGCACGGCGACACCGCCACCGACAGCCACACCGGCCTGCCGGTGATCGGGCACTCCCCCGCCGAGTGGCGGCGGGTGGACGCGCCGCCCTTCAAGGCCGCGGTCGACGCGGGCGCCGACATGATCATGACGGCGCACATCGTGGTGCCGAAGCTCGACCGGTCCGGCGACCCGGCCACGCTGTCGAAGACCGTCCTGACCGGGCTGCTGCGGAACGAGCTCGGCTACCAGGGCGTCATCACCACGGACTCGCTGCTGATGGCGGGCGTGCGGCAGAAGTACGGCGACGCGGAGGTGCCGGTCCGGGCGATCAACGCGGGCGCCGACCAGCTGCTGATGCCGCCGAGCCTGCCGCGCGCCTACCGGGCCGTGCTGAACGCCGTCCGCACCGGGAAGATCAGCGAGAGGCGGCTGGACGAGTCGGTCACCCGCATCCTGCGGCTCAAGCAGCGCCGCGGCCTGTTCCAGGGCACCGCCGCGGACCCCGCCGAGGCCCGCGCCGCGATCGGGACGGCCGGGCACCGGGCCGTCGCCCGGCGTGTGGCGGAGGGCGCGGTCACCCTCGTCCGCAACGACGACGGCGTGCTCCCGCTCAAGGGGAGGAAGGTCGCGGTCACCGGGCCGAAGAGCGCGGCGCTCGGCGCGGCGCTGCGCCGCAACGGCATCCAGGTGACGGCGCCCGGATCGGCCGACGTGACCGTCCTGACCACGGAGAACGCGGGGCGGGCCACGGCCTCCCGCGTCGCGGCGCTGGGGCCGAAGCCGGTCGTCGTCGCGGCGCTCGGCCGCCCCTACGACCTCGACGCCGCCGACGGCGCCGAGGCGGCGCTGGCCACGTACTCGTCCAGCGCCGTCTCGGTCGGGGCCCTCGCCAGGGTGCTGAGCGGCGCGGTGAACCCCACCGGCAGGCTGCCCGTCCCCGCCGCGGGGAAGCCCGCGGGCCACGGCCTCGGCTACTAG
- a CDS encoding N-acetylglucosamine kinase, whose product MLTHLAGPYVVGIDAGGTKTRCVVLTLGGALAGSGTGPGANPNSGGDTAGALTTALREAIGDLDRTHILTGVFGIAGAGSAGRPAAVAAARQAWQAVGLRGSPAVVTDIAVAFAAGTSEPQGIVVFSGTGAGAAVISDGAIVQRADGYGWLVGDEGSAVWLGKEAVRAALAAYDGRGSPTLLTDSVPRALLGASVVAEIDAERRRPRHHRALAMAGAASPAPGPSVLSQTAALSSGAGPPGGGGALGAERVPYARGGRFSPGGSGGAGTAVLDPGGPGDEHGPPGAHGPPGRAGTSGHLGPPGHPSAPVPAAHPEMSRSSLNPKLAQAIIKEVYGRPPAALGRLGPVVAAAAAAGDPVARRITEEAAQWLLRDVDAVRPALSDPSAPVVMHGSVLREGPVADAVRTGLRDRFRAAPRCAGDGAVGAAGMALRRLGHAPPG is encoded by the coding sequence GTGTTGACCCATTTGGCCGGTCCTTACGTGGTCGGTATCGACGCGGGTGGCACGAAGACCCGCTGTGTCGTACTGACGCTCGGGGGTGCCCTGGCCGGTTCCGGCACCGGCCCCGGGGCCAACCCCAACTCCGGAGGCGACACCGCAGGAGCGCTGACCACCGCCCTGCGGGAGGCCATCGGGGACCTGGACCGAACCCACATCCTCACCGGCGTCTTCGGGATCGCCGGGGCCGGCTCCGCCGGCCGGCCGGCCGCCGTCGCGGCGGCCCGGCAGGCATGGCAGGCCGTCGGCCTGCGCGGCTCGCCCGCGGTGGTGACCGACATCGCGGTGGCGTTCGCCGCCGGGACCAGCGAGCCCCAGGGCATCGTTGTGTTCTCCGGCACGGGCGCCGGCGCGGCGGTCATCAGCGACGGCGCGATCGTGCAGCGCGCGGACGGCTACGGCTGGCTCGTCGGGGACGAGGGTTCGGCGGTGTGGCTGGGAAAGGAGGCCGTCCGGGCCGCGCTCGCCGCCTACGACGGCCGCGGCTCCCCGACGCTGCTCACCGACTCGGTTCCCCGGGCCCTCCTCGGCGCCTCAGTGGTCGCGGAGATCGACGCGGAGCGGCGAAGACCCCGCCATCACCGGGCGCTGGCGATGGCCGGGGCCGCCTCGCCCGCTCCGGGCCCCTCCGTGCTGTCCCAGACCGCCGCGCTGTCCTCGGGGGCCGGGCCCCCGGGCGGGGGCGGCGCGCTCGGAGCGGAACGCGTCCCGTACGCGCGGGGCGGCCGGTTCTCCCCCGGCGGCTCCGGCGGCGCGGGCACCGCCGTGCTCGACCCCGGCGGTCCCGGGGACGAGCACGGGCCGCCCGGCGCGCACGGACCTCCGGGCCGCGCCGGGACGTCCGGCCATCTCGGGCCGCCGGGGCACCCGTCCGCGCCCGTCCCGGCGGCGCACCCGGAGATGTCCAGGAGCTCCCTCAACCCGAAGCTCGCGCAGGCCATCATCAAGGAGGTCTACGGCCGTCCTCCCGCGGCCCTGGGCCGCCTCGGTCCGGTGGTCGCGGCGGCCGCGGCCGCCGGCGATCCCGTGGCCCGGCGCATCACCGAAGAGGCCGCGCAGTGGCTGCTCCGCGACGTGGACGCGGTGCGCCCGGCCCTGTCCGACCCCAGCGCGCCGGTCGTCATGCACGGCTCGGTGCTGCGCGAGGGGCCCGTCGCCGACGCCGTCCGCACCGGGCTGCGCGACCGCTTCCGGGCGGCCCCGCGCTGCGCCGGCGACGGCGCCGTCGGCGCGGCCGGGATGGCGCTGCGCCGTCTCGGTCACGCACCGCCCGGCTGA
- a CDS encoding MurR/RpiR family transcriptional regulator has translation MGEPGAPRDQAAERQGDRDATPLSTVVRVRSLLPSLPPAERRVAQRVIDDPEAVANSTITELAQTCGTSETTVIRFCRAIGFHGYPELRLTLATEAGRAQSAGGGRIIGSDISPDDSLEQIVEKVTFADARAVEETASQLDIKMLEQVVDAVVAADRVDVYGVGASAFVAADFQQKLHRIGRVCSAWADAHIMLTSAAVLSSGDVAIGISHTGATVETIDALEVAKARGATTVALTNFPKSPIAEVADLILTTAARETTFRSGATASRLAQLTVVDCVFVGVAQRTYGPTRKALEATYEAVRGRTVRPDRRRR, from the coding sequence ATGGGGGAGCCCGGCGCGCCACGGGACCAGGCGGCGGAACGGCAGGGCGACAGGGACGCCACGCCGCTGAGCACCGTGGTCCGGGTCCGTTCGCTGCTGCCCTCCCTGCCCCCCGCCGAACGGCGCGTCGCGCAGCGCGTCATCGACGACCCGGAAGCGGTCGCCAACTCCACCATCACCGAGCTCGCCCAGACCTGCGGCACCTCCGAGACCACGGTCATCAGGTTCTGCAGGGCGATCGGCTTCCACGGGTACCCGGAGCTGCGACTCACCCTGGCGACCGAGGCGGGCCGCGCCCAGAGCGCCGGCGGGGGCCGGATAATCGGCAGCGACATCAGCCCGGACGACTCCCTGGAGCAGATCGTCGAGAAGGTCACCTTCGCGGACGCCCGCGCCGTCGAGGAGACCGCCTCCCAGCTCGACATCAAGATGCTCGAACAGGTCGTGGACGCGGTCGTCGCCGCGGACCGGGTGGACGTCTACGGGGTCGGCGCCAGCGCGTTCGTGGCGGCCGACTTCCAGCAGAAGCTGCACCGCATCGGGCGGGTGTGCTCCGCCTGGGCCGACGCCCACATCATGCTGACCAGCGCCGCGGTGCTGAGCAGCGGCGACGTCGCGATCGGCATCTCGCACACCGGCGCGACCGTCGAGACCATCGACGCGCTGGAGGTCGCCAAGGCCAGGGGCGCCACGACCGTGGCGCTCACCAACTTCCCCAAGTCCCCCATAGCGGAGGTGGCGGATCTGATCCTCACGACTGCGGCGCGGGAGACGACCTTCCGCTCCGGCGCCACCGCGAGCCGGCTGGCACAGCTCACCGTGGTCGACTGCGTCTTCGTCGGAGTGGCGCAGCGCACCTACGGGCCGACCCGCAAGGCCCTCGAAGCCACGTACGAGGCGGTCCGCGGACGGACCGTGCGACCCGACCGGAGGCGTCGGTGA
- a CDS encoding N-acetylmuramic acid 6-phosphate etherase: MIDCELPTEGRNPRTLDVDTLPTLEVLRLINTEDATVPMVVASVLNEVARLVDISVESLRAGGRVHYFGAGTSGRLAVIDAAELPPTFGIWGRVVAHHAGGPGALSQAVSDVEDDVELGRRDAQDVQPGDVAIGIAASGRTPYVVGALRAAAEIGARTALISCNPHTPYGDEVEVHIGLATGPEVISGSTRMKAGTATKLVLNSFSTTLMIRMGRTYSNLMVSVNALNSKLRARLVRILTEATGMDSRTCENALAEAGGNTRVALVSLLGEVPAARATVVLEETEGGVREALQRLRSA; encoded by the coding sequence GTGATCGATTGCGAGCTCCCCACGGAGGGACGCAACCCACGGACCCTCGACGTCGACACCCTGCCGACACTGGAGGTGCTGCGCCTGATCAACACCGAGGACGCGACCGTGCCGATGGTCGTGGCCTCCGTCCTGAACGAGGTCGCCCGGCTGGTCGACATCTCGGTCGAGTCGCTGCGCGCCGGCGGGCGCGTCCACTACTTCGGCGCCGGCACGTCCGGGCGGCTCGCGGTGATCGACGCGGCCGAGCTGCCCCCGACGTTCGGCATATGGGGCCGGGTGGTGGCCCACCACGCGGGCGGCCCCGGCGCGCTGTCGCAGGCGGTCTCCGACGTGGAGGACGACGTCGAGCTCGGCCGCCGGGACGCGCAGGACGTCCAGCCGGGCGACGTGGCGATCGGCATCGCGGCGAGCGGCCGCACGCCCTACGTGGTGGGGGCGCTGCGCGCGGCCGCGGAGATCGGCGCCCGCACGGCGCTGATCAGCTGCAACCCGCACACGCCGTACGGGGACGAGGTGGAGGTGCACATCGGCCTGGCCACCGGGCCGGAGGTGATCAGCGGCTCCACCCGGATGAAGGCCGGCACCGCGACCAAGCTGGTGCTCAACTCCTTCTCCACCACGCTGATGATCAGGATGGGGCGCACCTACTCCAACCTGATGGTCAGCGTGAACGCGCTGAACTCCAAGCTGCGCGCCCGGCTGGTGCGCATCCTCACCGAGGCGACGGGGATGGACTCCCGCACCTGCGAGAACGCGCTGGCCGAGGCGGGGGGGAACACCCGCGTCGCACTGGTCTCGCTGCTCGGCGAGGTGCCCGCGGCCCGCGCGACCGTGGTGCTGGAGGAGACGGAGGGCGGCGTCCGCGAGGCGCTGCAGCGGCTCAGGTCCGCGTAG
- a CDS encoding HAD family hydrolase: MTDWGGVLTSPLNDAIDVWLAADRIDVQRYKDVMRAWVKQAYDGTGTNPIHGLEDGSLSVEEFERLLASELRTVDGGPVEHTGLISRMFGAFSPVEPMYDALRAARAAGTRTALLSNSWGNDYPHHLFDCLFDAVVISSRVGLRKPDERIFRHALDLLGLDGAECVFIDDIEHNIRAAERLGIRGIHHTSPDTTIAELRALNLLA, encoded by the coding sequence ATCACCGACTGGGGAGGCGTCCTGACCTCCCCGCTGAACGACGCCATCGACGTGTGGCTCGCCGCCGACCGCATCGACGTCCAGCGCTACAAGGACGTCATGCGCGCCTGGGTGAAGCAGGCGTACGACGGCACGGGCACGAACCCCATCCACGGACTGGAGGACGGCTCGCTGTCCGTCGAGGAGTTCGAGCGGCTCCTCGCCTCCGAGCTGCGCACCGTCGACGGCGGGCCCGTGGAGCACACCGGGCTGATCTCCCGGATGTTCGGCGCGTTCAGCCCCGTCGAGCCGATGTACGACGCGCTGCGCGCCGCCCGGGCCGCGGGGACCCGCACCGCGCTGCTGTCGAACTCGTGGGGCAACGACTACCCCCACCACCTGTTCGACTGCCTCTTCGACGCCGTGGTGATCTCCAGCCGGGTCGGGCTGCGCAAGCCCGACGAGCGGATCTTCCGGCACGCGCTGGACCTGCTCGGCCTGGACGGCGCCGAGTGCGTCTTCATCGACGACATCGAGCACAACATCCGCGCCGCCGAGCGGCTCGGCATCCGCGGAATCCACCACACCTCGCCCGACACCACCATCGCGGAACTGCGCGCTCTGAACCTGCTGGCCTGA
- a CDS encoding DUF6912 family protein: MRVYLPSTLTLLAGVHAAKEIGPAPLAAHAVTPALREWYAGGDREELEYAAMTAAARASLRLLAEDPSAPRRRVVLAAEIPDDLVARPGGNAAVGDAGRSLVQVTAPIPWKRIASGHVDDEDAADDVDAAVKALPAADAGDDDAAFTVDGADGHELLWYATQELPHLLDRPGR; the protein is encoded by the coding sequence ATGCGCGTCTACCTGCCGTCCACGCTCACGCTCCTCGCCGGCGTCCACGCCGCGAAGGAGATCGGTCCCGCGCCGCTCGCCGCGCACGCGGTCACCCCCGCGCTGCGCGAGTGGTACGCGGGCGGCGACCGGGAGGAGCTGGAGTACGCGGCGATGACGGCCGCCGCCCGCGCCTCGCTGCGGCTGCTCGCCGAGGACCCGTCCGCGCCGCGCCGCCGCGTCGTCCTCGCCGCCGAGATCCCCGACGACCTGGTGGCGCGTCCGGGCGGCAACGCCGCCGTGGGCGACGCCGGCCGGTCGCTCGTGCAGGTGACCGCCCCCATCCCGTGGAAGCGGATCGCCTCCGGCCACGTGGACGACGAGGACGCGGCCGACGACGTCGACGCCGCCGTGAAGGCCCTGCCCGCCGCCGACGCGGGCGACGACGACGCCGCGTTCACCGTCGACGGCGCCGACGGCCACGAATTGCTCTGGTACGCCACCCAGGAGCTCCCGCACCTCCTCGACCGGCCCGGCCGGTAG
- the pruA gene encoding L-glutamate gamma-semialdehyde dehydrogenase — MDAVMTVPEPRNEPVRSYAPGTPERAALEARIKELGGTETELTMTIGDERRMGAGTPIDVVEPHNHAHVLGRMGNATETDVAEAIAAAREAAPAWRATPFEDRAAVFLRAADLLAGPWRATLNAATILGQSKSVQQAEIDAACELIDFLRFNVRYAQQIHEIQPLSPPGVWNRLEYRPLEGFVLAVTPFNFTAIAGNLPTSPALMGNVVVWKPSPTQQLAAHHTMRLLEAAGLPPGVINMVTGDGQAVSDVALRHAELAGLHFTGSVATFQHLWRTIGENIAGYRGYPRIVGETGGKDFVVAHPSADPAVLKTALIRGAFEYQGQKCSAASRAYVPLTVWKAIRDDLCAEAESLTMGNVAEDLSLFMGAVIDERAFAKHRAAIERARGVDSITILTGGELDDSQGYFVRPTILESSDPEDEIFTKEYFGPILGVHVYDDGAYDTVLHQLEGVSEYGLTGAVIAEDRAAIAAATEALRFAAGNFYVNDKPTGSIVGQQPFGGARQSGTNDKAGSVLNLTRWTSARSIKETFVPPTDYRYPHMGT; from the coding sequence ATGGACGCCGTCATGACCGTGCCGGAGCCGAGGAACGAACCGGTCAGGAGCTACGCGCCGGGCACCCCCGAGCGGGCCGCGCTCGAGGCCAGGATCAAGGAGCTCGGCGGCACGGAGACCGAGCTGACGATGACCATCGGGGACGAGCGCCGGATGGGCGCCGGCACGCCGATCGACGTGGTCGAGCCGCACAACCACGCCCACGTCCTCGGCCGGATGGGCAACGCGACCGAGACGGACGTCGCCGAGGCGATCGCGGCGGCGCGGGAGGCGGCCCCGGCGTGGCGGGCGACGCCGTTCGAGGACCGCGCCGCCGTCTTCCTGCGCGCCGCCGACCTGCTCGCCGGGCCGTGGCGCGCCACGCTGAACGCCGCCACGATCCTCGGCCAGTCCAAGTCGGTGCAGCAGGCCGAGATCGACGCCGCCTGCGAGCTGATCGACTTCCTGCGGTTCAACGTCCGCTACGCCCAGCAGATCCACGAGATCCAGCCGCTGTCGCCCCCGGGGGTGTGGAACCGGCTGGAGTACCGGCCGCTGGAGGGGTTCGTCCTCGCCGTCACCCCGTTCAACTTCACCGCCATCGCGGGGAACCTGCCGACGTCGCCCGCGCTGATGGGTAACGTCGTGGTGTGGAAGCCGTCCCCCACCCAGCAGCTCGCCGCGCACCACACGATGCGGCTGCTGGAGGCCGCCGGGCTCCCGCCCGGGGTGATCAACATGGTGACGGGGGACGGGCAGGCCGTCTCGGACGTCGCGCTGCGCCACGCCGAGCTCGCCGGGCTGCACTTCACCGGCTCGGTCGCGACCTTCCAGCACCTGTGGCGCACCATCGGGGAGAACATCGCCGGCTACCGCGGCTACCCCCGGATCGTCGGCGAGACCGGCGGCAAGGACTTCGTCGTCGCGCACCCGTCCGCCGATCCCGCGGTGCTGAAGACGGCCCTCATCCGCGGCGCGTTCGAGTACCAGGGGCAGAAGTGCTCCGCCGCGTCCCGCGCCTACGTTCCGCTCACCGTCTGGAAGGCGATCCGCGACGACCTCTGCGCCGAGGCCGAGTCGCTCACCATGGGCAACGTCGCCGAGGACCTGTCGCTGTTCATGGGCGCGGTCATCGACGAGCGCGCGTTCGCCAAGCACCGCGCCGCGATCGAGCGGGCCCGCGGCGTCGACTCCATCACGATCCTCACGGGCGGGGAGCTGGACGACTCGCAGGGCTACTTCGTCAGGCCGACGATCCTGGAGTCGTCCGATCCGGAGGACGAGATCTTCACCAAGGAGTACTTCGGCCCGATCCTCGGCGTGCACGTCTACGACGACGGCGCGTACGACACCGTCCTGCACCAGCTGGAGGGCGTCTCGGAGTACGGCCTGACCGGCGCGGTCATCGCCGAGGACCGCGCCGCGATCGCCGCCGCCACCGAGGCGCTGCGCTTCGCCGCCGGGAACTTCTACGTCAACGACAAGCCGACCGGGTCGATCGTCGGCCAGCAGCCGTTCGGCGGCGCCCGCCAGTCCGGCACCAACGACAAGGCGGGCTCGGTGCTCAACCTCACCCGCTGGACGAGCGCCCGCTCCATCAAGGAGACGTTCGTCCCGCCGACCGACTACCGCTACCCGCACATGGGCACCTGA
- a CDS encoding HAD family hydrolase, with protein MSTLNRLVLWNIDHTLVDVGRVTRDAYAEAFQKTIGRPLVRLAPTPGRTESEIIFETLAFNDVVPTDDHLPAFFDALTEAFANRRADLREHGRVLTGAREAVEALAHVPGVVQSVLTGSLQRNAVLKVTELGLADRLDLDSGGYENGVYSKAALLELARTRAGERHGGRYPESATVYIADSPRDVQAARIAGSPIIAVATGSATEAELRAAGAERVLGTLADTDAVVGAVAELTRI; from the coding sequence ATGTCGACGCTGAACCGTCTGGTGCTGTGGAACATCGATCACACTCTGGTCGACGTCGGGCGGGTCACCCGGGACGCCTACGCCGAGGCGTTCCAGAAGACCATCGGGCGCCCCCTGGTCCGCCTCGCGCCCACCCCCGGCCGCACCGAATCGGAGATCATCTTCGAGACCCTGGCGTTCAACGACGTCGTCCCCACCGACGACCACCTCCCCGCGTTCTTCGACGCCCTCACCGAGGCGTTCGCGAACCGCCGCGCCGACCTGCGCGAGCACGGCCGGGTCCTGACCGGCGCCCGCGAGGCCGTCGAGGCGCTCGCCCACGTCCCCGGGGTCGTCCAGTCGGTCCTGACCGGATCCCTTCAGCGGAACGCGGTGCTGAAGGTGACCGAGCTGGGCCTGGCGGACCGCCTCGACCTGGACTCCGGCGGCTACGAGAACGGCGTCTACAGCAAGGCAGCCCTGCTGGAGCTCGCCCGCACCCGCGCGGGCGAGCGGCACGGCGGCCGCTACCCCGAGTCCGCCACCGTCTACATCGCCGACTCGCCCCGCGACGTCCAGGCCGCCCGCATCGCGGGGTCGCCGATCATCGCCGTCGCCACCGGCAGCGCCACCGAGGCCGAGCTGCGCGCCGCCGGGGCCGAGCGCGTCCTGGGCACCCTCGCCGACACCGACGCCGTCGTCGGCGCGGTGGCCGAGCTGACCCGCATCTGA